A genome region from Cervus canadensis isolate Bull #8, Minnesota chromosome 10, ASM1932006v1, whole genome shotgun sequence includes the following:
- the TP53RK gene encoding EKC/KEOPS complex subunit TP53RK yields MAAAGAAAAEPNEELAPAAEALAAARERSSRFLSGLELVKQGAEARVFRGRFQGRAAVVKHRFPKGYRHPTLEARLSRRRTVQEARALLRCRRAGICAPVVFFVDYASNCLFMEEIEGSVTVRDYIESTLETEKSPQSLLGLARTIGQVLARMHDEDLIHGDLTTSNMLLKPPLEQLNIVLIDFGLSFISALPEDKGVDLYVLEKAFLSTHPNTETVFEAFLKSYSTSSRKAKPVLKKLDEVRLRGRKRSMVG; encoded by the exons ATGGCGGCGGCCGGCGCTGCTGCCGCTGAGCCGAACGAGGAGCTGGCGCCCGCGGCCGAAGCGCTGGCCGCAGCCCGAGAGCGGAGCAGCCGCTTCCTGAGCGGCCTGGAGCTGGTGAAGCAGGGCGCCGAGGCGCGCGTATTCCGCGGCCGCTTCCAGGGCCGCGCGGCCGTGGTGAAGCACCGCTTCCCCAAGGGCTACCGGCACCCGACGCTGGAAGCGCGGCTCAGCCGGCGGCGGACTGTGCAGGAGGCCCGGGCGTTGCTCCGCTGTCGCCGCGCAG GAATATGTGCCCCAGTTGTCTTTTTTGTGGACTATGCTTCCAACTGCTTATTTATGGAAGAAATCGAAGGCTCAGTGACTGTTCGAGATTATATTGAATCCACTCTGGAGACTGAAAAATCTCCCCAAAGTCTCCTGGGCTTAGCCAGGACAATTGGGCAGGTTTTGGCTCGAATGCACGATGAAGACCTCATTCATGGTGACCTCACCACATCCAACATGCTCCTAAAACCCCCCCTGGAGCAGCTGAACATTGTGCTCATAGACTTTGGGCTGAGCTTCATTTCAGCGCTTCCGGAAGACAAGGGAGTTGACCTGTACGTGCTagagaaggccttcctcagtacCCATCCCAACACTGAGACTGTGTTCGAAGCCTTTCTGAAGAGCTACTCCACCTCCTCCAGAAAGGCCAAACCAGTGTTAAAAAAATTAGATGAGGTGCGcctcagagggagaaagagatcCATGGTGGGCTAG